Proteins encoded in a region of the Stieleria neptunia genome:
- a CDS encoding GreA/GreB family elongation factor — protein sequence MTSQIVAVTRVDLQRLQTLLQSEFAVALGGGRSHLTELDNALSRASVVESEEMVPDVVTMNSTVELLDLDRNDAETYTLVYPDEACIAEGKLSILSPLGAAVFGRRVGQSVSLHLLHCKTNKRVTRIYFQPERAGAFQL from the coding sequence ATGACTTCTCAAATCGTTGCCGTCACCCGCGTCGATCTTCAGCGACTTCAGACGCTACTGCAGAGTGAGTTTGCCGTCGCGTTGGGTGGCGGCCGCTCGCACCTGACGGAGCTGGACAACGCCCTCTCACGGGCTTCGGTAGTCGAGTCGGAGGAAATGGTGCCGGACGTGGTGACGATGAACTCGACGGTCGAGCTGTTGGACTTGGATCGAAACGACGCGGAAACCTACACGTTGGTGTATCCGGACGAGGCATGCATTGCCGAAGGGAAGCTGTCGATCCTGTCGCCGCTGGGCGCAGCGGTGTTTGGACGCCGCGTCGGCCAGAGCGTGAGCCTGCATTTGCTTCATTGCAAAACAAACAAGCGAGTCACCCGAATCTACTTTCAACCCGAACGCGCCGGAGCGTTCCAGTTGTAA
- a CDS encoding GyrI-like domain-containing protein produces MNTETHPSRTLYGIQTRTSNETPHEIAALWQRFMADGIADEIPERADDRLIAAYFDYQGDHTQPYTFFLGCEVIDVDCAPEGFALRSLPAGRYAAVQARGPMPKTLIESWQQIWQSDLPRSYLADFEVHDPSQPDEVAIYIGVQ; encoded by the coding sequence ATGAACACCGAAACGCACCCCTCCCGAACGTTGTACGGCATCCAAACGCGGACCTCCAACGAGACGCCGCATGAGATCGCGGCGCTTTGGCAGCGATTCATGGCCGACGGCATCGCCGACGAGATCCCAGAGCGGGCCGACGATCGACTGATCGCGGCCTACTTCGACTACCAGGGCGATCACACTCAGCCGTACACGTTCTTCCTCGGATGCGAAGTGATCGACGTCGATTGCGCTCCCGAGGGTTTTGCACTGCGTTCGTTGCCGGCCGGACGCTATGCCGCCGTCCAGGCTCGTGGCCCGATGCCGAAAACGCTGATCGAATCGTGGCAGCAAATCTGGCAGAGCGACCTGCCGCGCAGCTACCTCGCGGACTTCGAAGTCCATGACCCATCCCAACCGGATGAAGTCGCCATCTACATCGGTGTGCAATGA
- a CDS encoding RrF2 family transcriptional regulator, with protein sequence MKLTTQTDYALRTLMFLATRTERANVADVATLFGISTNHVAKVVNLLARAGYVQSTRGIGGGIELARAPEEISVGDVIATMESDTHLLSCVGSDDSCVIHSFCKLKGVLAEAERLQQEYLQGITLAEVIPTRRQLNRVEASIE encoded by the coding sequence ATGAAGCTCACCACCCAGACCGACTATGCCTTGCGGACGTTGATGTTCCTGGCAACACGCACGGAGCGAGCCAACGTGGCGGATGTTGCCACGTTATTCGGTATTTCGACGAATCACGTCGCCAAGGTCGTCAATCTGCTCGCCCGGGCGGGCTATGTCCAAAGCACACGCGGCATCGGCGGCGGAATTGAATTGGCGCGTGCTCCGGAAGAAATATCGGTCGGTGATGTGATCGCGACCATGGAATCCGACACCCATCTGCTGTCATGCGTCGGCAGCGATGACTCCTGTGTGATCCACTCGTTCTGCAAACTCAAGGGGGTGTTGGCAGAGGCCGAGCGTCTGCAGCAGGAGTATCTCCAAGGCATCACGCTCGCAGAGGTGATTCCGACGCGGCGACAACTCAATCGCGTCGAAGCGTCGATTGAATAA
- a CDS encoding c-type heme family protein: protein MKRLPLLACFVATLALSLASEFPWMIRPVDAQEPAATARADAANAAKKPGRKAVERSRKTVQTLDNIFKQTIVLVTDKYVNDDDDFAAGSAAVLLFKKISDASDNTIRLIDATGDPYESDNVAKDEFEKQGIKKLKAGAKGVDEVVTLDGKHYLRALTPVPVVMQKCVMCHAHYEDVAEGEPIGAISYTVPIE, encoded by the coding sequence ATGAAACGCCTTCCCCTGCTTGCCTGTTTTGTCGCGACGCTGGCCCTCTCGCTGGCCAGCGAATTCCCCTGGATGATCCGGCCGGTTGACGCACAAGAACCAGCTGCCACCGCGCGGGCCGACGCTGCCAACGCTGCGAAGAAGCCAGGCAGAAAAGCGGTCGAGCGATCGCGCAAGACGGTGCAAACGTTGGACAACATTTTTAAGCAAACGATCGTCTTGGTGACCGACAAGTACGTCAACGACGATGACGATTTTGCGGCCGGCAGTGCAGCGGTGTTGTTGTTCAAGAAAATTTCTGATGCCAGCGACAACACGATTCGGTTGATCGACGCGACGGGGGATCCCTATGAATCCGACAATGTCGCCAAGGATGAATTTGAAAAGCAGGGCATCAAGAAGTTGAAGGCCGGGGCCAAGGGGGTCGACGAGGTCGTCACGCTGGACGGCAAGCATTACTTGCGCGCCTTGACACCGGTACCTGTCGTCATGCAAAAATGCGTGATGTGTCACGCACACTATGAAGATGTCGCCGAGGGCGAGCCGATCGGGGCGATCAGTTACACCGTGCCGATCGAGTAG
- a CDS encoding NADPH-dependent assimilatory sulfite reductase hemoprotein subunit, whose product MTDEQSKKSKVELIKEASVGLRGTITEELADATTEHVADATTKLLKFHGTYQQDDRDLRKLRRKEGLGKAYSFMVRNRIPGGKMTAAQFLGELDIADELGNGTIRITTRQSIQLHGVVKGNLWDVIHRINAIKLSTQSACGDVTRNVCCCPAPLRHNGLRDQLQRLADEIAVHVRPTTKAYHQIWIKDPETGAREQVAGPPSEPEPDPIYGKAYLPRKFKIGLALCDDNCIDAYDNDIGLLGVTEGETLIGFNVLAGGGMGTTPSKKQCFPALAKRLAFIQTEHLLPVITAIILVQRDFGNRADRSQARMKYLIHNLGVLAFKAKVEDYLSQAEAICGVAEGTVPRPLPQPHPADVTGHDDHLGWHEQGDGKWFLGLPIENGRVKDEGELRLKTALRILFSDHVTNARLTAQQNILLCDIESHQRATIQKVLADHGVVTVDQISNTRRFAFACPALPTCGLAVTESERALPGVIDEVEAELRELGLADAQFTIRMTGCPNGCARPYNADIGLVGRSVDGKTGEGRYTVFLGGNLIGTRMNAVFKDQVPRGEIVATLRPVFIHFQENRQGEETFGDFCDRIGVEALAKVGQAV is encoded by the coding sequence ATGACCGATGAGCAGTCGAAAAAGTCGAAGGTCGAATTGATCAAAGAAGCCAGCGTCGGGCTGCGCGGCACTATCACCGAAGAACTGGCCGACGCGACGACCGAGCATGTCGCCGACGCAACGACAAAATTACTGAAATTTCACGGCACCTACCAACAAGACGACCGCGACCTCCGCAAGCTGCGCCGCAAAGAAGGGCTCGGCAAGGCGTATTCGTTCATGGTCCGCAATCGCATTCCCGGCGGAAAGATGACGGCGGCACAGTTCCTCGGTGAACTCGACATCGCCGACGAGTTGGGCAACGGCACGATCCGGATCACGACGCGGCAGAGCATTCAATTGCACGGTGTGGTCAAGGGCAACCTGTGGGACGTGATCCATCGCATCAATGCAATCAAGCTCTCCACTCAATCGGCGTGCGGCGATGTGACGCGGAACGTCTGCTGCTGCCCCGCTCCGTTGCGGCACAACGGTTTGCGCGATCAACTGCAACGGCTGGCCGACGAGATCGCGGTGCATGTTCGGCCGACAACCAAAGCCTATCACCAGATCTGGATCAAAGATCCGGAGACGGGCGCGCGTGAGCAGGTCGCCGGGCCGCCGAGTGAGCCCGAACCCGATCCGATTTACGGCAAAGCCTACCTGCCGCGCAAGTTTAAAATCGGTCTCGCCTTATGCGACGACAATTGCATCGACGCTTACGACAACGACATCGGATTGTTGGGCGTGACCGAGGGCGAAACGTTGATCGGATTCAACGTCCTGGCCGGCGGCGGCATGGGGACCACGCCCAGTAAAAAACAGTGTTTTCCGGCGCTCGCGAAACGTCTCGCGTTCATCCAAACCGAACATTTGCTGCCGGTCATCACCGCCATCATTCTCGTGCAACGTGACTTCGGCAATCGCGCCGACCGCAGCCAAGCGCGGATGAAGTACCTGATCCACAACTTGGGTGTGCTGGCCTTCAAAGCCAAGGTGGAGGACTACCTGTCCCAAGCCGAGGCGATTTGCGGCGTCGCCGAGGGCACGGTGCCACGGCCCTTGCCACAGCCGCACCCGGCTGATGTGACCGGTCACGATGACCACCTGGGCTGGCACGAACAGGGCGACGGAAAGTGGTTTCTGGGGCTGCCGATCGAAAATGGTCGCGTCAAAGACGAGGGAGAGCTGCGGTTGAAAACGGCGCTGCGAATCTTGTTCTCCGATCATGTCACCAACGCCCGCCTGACCGCACAACAAAACATCTTGTTGTGCGACATCGAATCGCATCAGCGGGCGACGATCCAAAAGGTGCTCGCCGATCACGGTGTCGTCACCGTCGACCAAATCAGCAACACGCGGCGATTTGCGTTCGCGTGCCCCGCACTTCCGACGTGCGGTCTGGCGGTGACCGAGAGCGAGCGGGCACTGCCCGGCGTGATCGACGAAGTGGAGGCGGAACTGCGCGAACTGGGCTTGGCCGACGCACAGTTCACGATCCGGATGACCGGCTGCCCCAACGGCTGCGCACGGCCCTACAACGCCGACATCGGTCTGGTCGGCCGCAGTGTCGATGGCAAGACCGGCGAGGGGCGATACACCGTTTTCCTGGGCGGGAATCTGATCGGCACGCGAATGAATGCGGTGTTCAAGGACCAAGTCCCACGCGGAGAAATCGTTGCGACGTTGCGTCCCGTGTTCATCCACTTTCAAGAGAATCGTCAAGGCGAGGAGACCTTCGGCGACTTCTGCGATCGGATCGGGGTGGAAGCCTTGGCGAAGGTCGGACAAGCGGTCTGA
- a CDS encoding IS110 family RNA-guided transposase, with product MKQKYNRVIGIDVASDKIDVNDSAGKIAKQLPNTISAISKKLFKRIQDTENTLVVCEATGGYEYLIVEAAHDAGVPICVANPRQVRDFAKGHGYLEKTDVIDAFMIRRFGEDVEIHLTPPRTAQEKEFLSTVRRRTQVKDLLSQEQNRLSQTRDKFAAQQIKETISHLKKQLKSLDKRIEKMLKDLSKVDPKVEILFSVSGVGPVTAATLLAELPELGQLNRGQIAKLVGVAPLANQTGKSDKKRKVRGGRSQVRSVLYMATLVATKHNPVIKRFYDRLIAKGKIKKLALVASMRKLLTILNNMIHCGESWKNPQVNAKKEQKATTAPSLN from the coding sequence ATGAAACAGAAGTACAACCGTGTCATTGGTATTGACGTCGCGTCAGACAAAATTGATGTCAATGACTCCGCAGGAAAGATTGCCAAACAATTGCCCAACACGATTTCAGCGATCAGCAAAAAGCTGTTCAAGAGAATCCAAGACACTGAAAATACATTGGTTGTCTGTGAAGCAACTGGCGGCTACGAATATCTGATTGTGGAGGCTGCTCACGACGCTGGTGTACCGATTTGCGTGGCCAACCCGAGGCAGGTCCGTGACTTTGCCAAAGGGCATGGCTATTTGGAGAAGACCGATGTGATCGATGCATTCATGATCCGCCGTTTTGGCGAAGATGTGGAAATCCATCTGACACCTCCTCGCACGGCGCAAGAGAAAGAATTTCTTTCAACAGTGCGGCGTCGAACCCAAGTGAAAGATTTGCTCTCCCAGGAGCAAAACCGACTCAGTCAAACCCGTGACAAGTTTGCCGCTCAACAAATCAAGGAAACGATTTCGCACCTGAAAAAGCAGCTAAAAAGCCTCGACAAACGCATCGAAAAGATGCTCAAGGACCTCAGTAAAGTCGATCCCAAAGTAGAAATCTTGTTCAGCGTCAGTGGAGTTGGTCCAGTCACCGCTGCGACACTCCTGGCCGAGCTGCCAGAACTGGGACAACTCAACCGAGGTCAAATTGCCAAACTTGTCGGTGTTGCTCCGTTGGCCAACCAAACAGGCAAGAGCGACAAGAAACGAAAGGTCCGAGGTGGACGTTCACAAGTCCGAAGCGTGCTCTACATGGCGACACTGGTTGCAACGAAACACAACCCAGTCATCAAACGTTTCTACGATCGGCTTATCGCCAAAGGTAAAATCAAAAAGTTAGCTTTGGTAGCGAGCATGCGCAAACTCCTGACGATTCTCAACAACATGATTCACTGCGGCGAATCATGGAAGAACCCTCAGGTCAATGCGAAAAAGGAGCAAAAGGCGACTACGGCACCGTCGCTAAACTAG
- the sugE gene encoding quaternary ammonium compound efflux SMR transporter SugE → MAWIYLLIAGCLEIGWAIGLKYTDGWSRFWPSVLTLVTMIASFYCLALAVKEIPIGTGYAIWTGIGAVGTATLGILLFAEPVSAMRIACIALIVAGIVGLKLA, encoded by the coding sequence ATGGCATGGATTTATTTACTGATCGCCGGCTGTTTGGAAATCGGCTGGGCGATCGGCTTGAAATACACCGACGGCTGGTCACGGTTCTGGCCGAGCGTGTTGACCCTGGTGACGATGATCGCCAGTTTCTATTGCTTGGCACTGGCTGTGAAAGAGATTCCGATCGGGACCGGCTATGCGATTTGGACCGGCATCGGCGCGGTCGGGACGGCCACGTTGGGGATTCTGTTGTTCGCCGAACCCGTCTCCGCGATGCGGATCGCCTGCATCGCGTTGATCGTCGCGGGCATCGTGGGTCTGAAACTTGCCTGA
- the metH gene encoding methionine synthase, which yields MIQAEPHDTSILGALVRERILLLDGAMGTMIQRLGLDEAAVRGDRFADHHKDLKNFSDILCLTHPEKITDIHRAYFQAGSDIVETNSFGASPVGMVEFDLPLDLVDEINRAAVACARTAAQEWTERTPDKPRFVAGSIGPTTKQLAISTEDDPAYRGTTFQAMVDSYRAQVESLVAAGVDVLLPETAIDTLNLKACLFAIADFFNAGGRRVPVMASGTFGDGGRTFVSAQSVEAFWTAINHFPLLSVGMNCALGPDVMRSHIEELAKVAEIPASCHPNAGLPNEMGEFDLGPKAMADKVGEYADNGWVNILGGCCGTTPDHIRAMADRVKGCRPKQDTPGPVYTRLSGQMPLVMRPEVPFTMVGERTNVMGSKKFARLIRDEKYEEAVEIAREQVENGATIIDVNFDEGMLDGVEAMTRFLRLMAGDHVAASVPVMIDSSKWEVIEAGLRNVQGKAIVNSISLKDGETEFLRRAALVRQYGAAAVVMAFDEQGQAADEESKVRICKRAYDLLTERLHFPTEDIIFDPNILTIATGMDEHNNYAVDFINAVRRIKQVCPGAKTSGGVSNISFSFRGNDPVREAIHSAFLYHAVDAGLDMGIVNAGQLDIYEQIPQDLLQRVEDVLLNRRPDATERMLEFAETVKGDGKKKSGEDLAWRDAPVAERMTHALVKGIDKYIVQDTEDARQHFDRCIQVIEGPLMDGMKVVGDLFGAGKMFLPQVVKSARVMKKAVAYLEPFMEEEKRLAGTLHEAARGKFLIATVKGDVHDIGKNIVGVVLQCNSYEVIDLGVMVSSETILQEAAKQNVDMIGLSGLITPSLDEMTHVAREMKRTGMTMPLLIGGATTSAKHTAVKIAPAYDGPVLHVLDASRSVNVVERLLSDGRDAFVAENVSSQKKLAESFRDRKQKLVPYAEALEKRFVTDWNSVPIDTPSFTGTRVLRDIPLEQIRPYIDWSPFFSTWELKGKFPKILNDQVVGGQAKELYEDANQLIDEIIANKSLTANAVYGFWPAASEGDDVILFTDSTRNHELTRLHFLRQQWERKGQKDFRSLADYVAPRESGRQDFLGGFAVTAGIGAMELALKYKAELDDYKAIMVQAVADRFAEALAEMLHERARDDWGFGQSEGLSREDLIAEKYRGIRPAAGYPACPDHTEKRTLFDLLDAEKQTGIELTSSFAMTPGASVSGLYFGHPQARYFTVERMTRDQIEAYANRKGKPIEEIQRWLGPNLAY from the coding sequence ATGATTCAAGCCGAACCACACGACACATCCATCCTCGGCGCACTGGTCCGCGAGCGAATCCTGCTGCTTGATGGTGCGATGGGGACGATGATTCAGCGTCTGGGGTTGGACGAGGCGGCCGTGCGGGGCGACCGTTTTGCCGATCACCACAAGGACCTGAAAAATTTTTCTGACATCCTCTGTCTGACGCATCCCGAAAAGATCACGGACATCCATCGGGCCTACTTCCAGGCCGGCAGTGACATCGTGGAAACAAACTCGTTCGGCGCGTCCCCGGTTGGGATGGTCGAATTTGACTTGCCGCTTGACCTGGTCGATGAGATCAACCGTGCGGCGGTGGCGTGTGCGCGCACCGCGGCCCAGGAGTGGACCGAACGAACGCCCGACAAACCGCGTTTCGTGGCCGGTTCGATCGGTCCGACGACCAAGCAGCTGGCGATCAGCACCGAAGACGATCCGGCGTATCGCGGCACGACGTTCCAGGCGATGGTGGACAGCTACCGGGCTCAAGTCGAATCGCTGGTCGCCGCCGGGGTCGACGTGCTGTTGCCCGAAACCGCGATCGACACGTTGAATTTAAAAGCATGTTTGTTTGCGATCGCCGACTTCTTCAACGCCGGTGGTCGGCGGGTTCCGGTGATGGCCAGCGGCACGTTCGGCGATGGCGGCCGGACCTTTGTCAGCGCACAAAGTGTCGAAGCGTTTTGGACGGCCATCAATCACTTTCCGTTGCTTTCGGTCGGCATGAATTGCGCGCTCGGTCCCGACGTGATGCGGTCGCACATCGAAGAACTTGCCAAGGTCGCCGAGATTCCCGCCTCCTGTCATCCCAATGCCGGATTGCCCAACGAGATGGGCGAATTCGACCTTGGACCCAAGGCGATGGCGGACAAGGTCGGTGAGTACGCCGACAACGGCTGGGTGAACATCTTGGGCGGTTGCTGCGGCACGACGCCCGACCATATTCGGGCGATGGCCGATCGCGTGAAAGGATGCCGGCCCAAACAAGACACGCCTGGCCCCGTTTACACGCGACTGTCCGGGCAGATGCCGTTGGTGATGCGTCCGGAAGTCCCCTTCACCATGGTCGGTGAACGCACCAACGTGATGGGCAGCAAAAAGTTCGCCCGCCTGATCCGAGATGAAAAATACGAAGAGGCGGTCGAAATCGCGCGGGAACAAGTTGAAAACGGTGCCACCATCATCGACGTCAATTTTGACGAAGGCATGCTCGATGGCGTTGAGGCGATGACTCGGTTTCTGCGTCTGATGGCCGGTGATCACGTCGCCGCATCGGTTCCGGTGATGATCGACAGCAGCAAATGGGAAGTGATCGAGGCGGGGCTTCGCAACGTCCAAGGCAAAGCGATCGTCAATTCGATCTCATTAAAAGACGGCGAAACCGAGTTTCTGCGACGGGCAGCCTTGGTCCGTCAATACGGTGCCGCCGCCGTGGTGATGGCCTTTGACGAACAAGGCCAGGCCGCCGACGAAGAAAGCAAGGTCCGCATCTGTAAACGGGCCTATGATCTGCTGACCGAGCGACTGCACTTCCCCACCGAAGACATCATCTTTGATCCCAACATTTTGACGATCGCAACGGGGATGGACGAGCACAACAACTATGCCGTCGATTTCATCAACGCCGTGCGACGAATCAAACAAGTCTGTCCCGGTGCGAAAACCAGCGGCGGCGTCAGCAACATCAGCTTCAGCTTTCGCGGCAACGATCCGGTCCGCGAAGCCATTCACAGCGCGTTCTTGTACCACGCCGTCGACGCCGGGCTGGACATGGGAATCGTCAACGCCGGCCAGTTGGATATCTACGAGCAAATTCCCCAAGACCTGCTCCAGCGCGTCGAAGATGTGCTACTCAATCGTCGCCCCGACGCGACCGAACGGATGCTGGAATTCGCCGAAACGGTCAAGGGCGATGGCAAGAAAAAGTCGGGGGAAGACCTGGCTTGGCGTGACGCGCCGGTGGCCGAGCGAATGACGCACGCACTGGTCAAGGGAATCGACAAGTACATCGTCCAGGACACCGAAGACGCTCGCCAACATTTCGATCGCTGCATCCAAGTGATCGAAGGGCCGTTGATGGACGGGATGAAAGTCGTCGGTGATCTGTTCGGCGCCGGCAAGATGTTTTTGCCCCAAGTCGTCAAGTCGGCCCGCGTGATGAAGAAAGCCGTCGCCTACCTGGAACCCTTCATGGAGGAAGAAAAACGACTGGCGGGAACGCTGCACGAAGCGGCCCGCGGCAAGTTTCTGATCGCGACGGTCAAGGGTGACGTGCATGACATCGGCAAAAATATCGTGGGCGTGGTGCTACAGTGCAACAGCTATGAAGTCATCGACTTGGGTGTGATGGTGTCCTCCGAAACGATTCTGCAAGAAGCGGCCAAGCAAAACGTCGACATGATCGGGCTGAGCGGGCTGATCACGCCGTCGCTGGACGAAATGACACACGTCGCTCGCGAAATGAAACGGACCGGGATGACGATGCCGCTGTTGATCGGCGGCGCGACGACCAGTGCCAAGCACACCGCCGTTAAAATCGCCCCCGCCTATGACGGTCCCGTCTTGCACGTGCTCGACGCCAGTCGCAGCGTGAACGTCGTCGAGCGTTTGCTCAGCGACGGCCGCGATGCATTCGTCGCCGAGAATGTCTCGTCGCAAAAAAAACTGGCCGAGAGTTTTCGTGATCGCAAGCAGAAACTCGTGCCCTATGCCGAAGCCCTTGAAAAGCGATTCGTCACCGATTGGAATTCCGTCCCGATCGACACGCCGTCGTTCACCGGCACCCGCGTCTTGCGAGACATTCCCCTGGAACAGATTCGGCCCTACATCGACTGGTCGCCGTTTTTCAGCACGTGGGAATTGAAAGGCAAGTTCCCAAAAATTTTGAATGACCAAGTCGTCGGCGGGCAAGCGAAAGAGCTGTACGAGGACGCCAATCAATTGATTGACGAGATCATCGCCAACAAGTCACTGACCGCCAACGCCGTCTACGGATTTTGGCCCGCCGCCAGTGAAGGTGATGACGTGATCCTGTTTACCGATTCGACTCGGAATCACGAATTGACGCGGCTGCACTTCCTGCGGCAACAATGGGAACGCAAGGGACAAAAGGACTTTCGCTCGCTGGCCGACTACGTCGCGCCGCGGGAATCCGGCCGCCAGGATTTCCTGGGCGGCTTCGCCGTCACCGCCGGCATCGGGGCGATGGAATTGGCGCTGAAATACAAGGCCGAACTCGATGATTACAAAGCCATCATGGTGCAAGCGGTTGCCGATCGATTCGCCGAAGCGCTGGCGGAAATGCTGCACGAGCGCGCCCGCGACGACTGGGGGTTCGGCCAATCCGAAGGCCTGTCCCGGGAAGACCTGATCGCAGAGAAGTATCGCGGCATCCGCCCGGCCGCCGGTTATCCCGCCTGTCCCGATCACACCGAAAAACGGACGCTGTTCGACCTGCTAGACGCCGAGAAGCAGACCGGGATCGAGTTGACCAGCAGTTTCGCGATGACGCCCGGCGCCAGCGTCAGCGGTCTGTATTTCGGTCATCCCCAGGCACGTTACTTCACGGTCGAGCGGATGACCCGAGACCAGATCGAAGCCTACGCCAATCGCAAGGGCAAACCGATCGAAGAGATCCAGCGCTGGCTGGGGCCAAATTTGGCGTATTGA